A genomic segment from Citrus sinensis chloroplast, complete genome encodes:
- the rps11 gene encoding ribosomal protein S11 codes for MAKSPPRSGSRRPGRIGSRKSGRRIPKGVIHVQASFNNTIVTVTDVRGRVISWSSAGTCGFRGTRRGTPFAAQTAAGNAIRAVADQGMQRAEVMIKGPGLGRDAALRAIRRSGILLNFVRDVTPMPHNGCRPPKKRRV; via the coding sequence ATGGCAAAATCTCCACCACGAAGTGGTTCACGTAGGCCGGGACGGATCGGTTCACGTAAAAGTGGACGTCGAATACCAAAGGGCGTTATTCATGTTCAAGCAAGTTTCAACAACACCATTGTGACTGTTACAGATGTCCGGGGTCGGGTAATTTCTTGGTCCTCGGCCGGTACTTGTGGATTCAGGGGTACAAGAAGAGGTACGCCTTTTGCTGCTCAAACCGCAGCAGGAAATGCTATTCGAGCAGTAGCGGATCAAGGTATGCAACGAGCAGAAGTCATGATAAAGGGTCCTGGTCTCGGAAGAGATGCGGCATTACGAGCTATTCGTAGAAGCGGTATCCTTTTAAATTTCGTACGGGATGTAACCCCTATGCCACACAATGGTTGCAGACCCCCTAAAAAAAGACGGGTGTAG
- the rpl36 gene encoding ribosomal protein L36: MKIRASVRKICEKCRLIRRRGRIIVICSNPRHKQRQG; the protein is encoded by the coding sequence ATGAAAATAAGGGCTTCAGTTCGTAAAATTTGTGAAAAATGTCGACTGATCCGCAGGAGGGGACGGATTATAGTAATTTGTTCCAACCCGAGACATAAACAAAGACAAGGATAA
- the rps8 gene encoding ribosomal protein S8 — MGKDTIADIITSIRNADMNRKGTVRIASTNITENVVKILLREGFIENARKLVENKNKKEFLVLTLRHRRNRKGPYRPILNLKRISRPGLRIYFNYRRIPRILDGMGIVILSTSRGIMTDRAARLERIGGEILCYIW, encoded by the coding sequence ATGGGCAAGGACACTATTGCTGACATAATAACTTCTATACGAAATGCTGACATGAATAGAAAGGGAACGGTTCGAATAGCATCTACTAACATCACCGAAAACGTTGTTAAAATCCTTTTGCGAGAGGGTTTTATCGAAAACGCAAGGAAACTCGTGGAAAACAAAAACAAAAAAGAGTTTTTGGTTTTAACCCTACGACATCGAAGGAATAGGAAAGGGCCGTATAGACCCATTTTAAATTTAAAACGAATCAGTCGACCCGGTCTACGAATCTATTTTAACTATCGACGAATTCCTAGAATTTTAGATGGGATGGGGATTGTAATTCTCTCTACTTCTCGGGGTATAATGACAGACCGAGCGGCTCGACTGGAAAGAATCGGTGGAGAAATTTTGTGTTATATATGGTAA
- the rpl14 gene encoding ribosomal protein L14, whose product MIQPQTHLNVADNSGARELMCIRIIGASNRRYAHIGDVIVAVIKEAVPNTPLERSEVIRAVIVRTCKELRRDNGMIIRYDDNAAVVIDHEGNPKGTRVFGAIARELRQLNFTKIVSLAPEVL is encoded by the coding sequence ATGATTCAACCTCAAACCCATTTGAATGTAGCAGACAATAGCGGTGCCCGAGAATTGATGTGTATTCGAATCATAGGAGCCAGTAATCGTAGATATGCTCATATTGGTGACGTTATTGTTGCTGTGATCAAGGAAGCAGTACCCAATACGCCTCTAGAAAGATCAGAAGTGATCAGAGCTGTAATTGTACGTACTTGTAAAGAACTCAGACGTGATAACGGTATGATAATACGGTACGATGACAATGCTGCAGTTGTCATTGATCACGAAGGAAATCCAAAGGGAACTCGAGTTTTTGGTGCGATCGCCCGGGAATTGAGACAGTTGAATTTTACTAAAATAGTTTCATTAGCACCTGAAGTATTATAA
- the rpl16 gene encoding ribosomal protein L16, whose product MLSNPKRTRFRKQHRGRMKGISYRGNHICFGRYALQALEPAWITSRQIEAGRRAMTRNVRRGGKIWVRIFPDKPVTLRPTETRMGSGKGSPEYWVAVVKPGRILYEMSGVAENIARKAISIAASKMPIRTQFIISG is encoded by the exons ATGCTTAGT AACCCCAAAAGAACAAGATTCCGTAAACAACATAGAGGAAGAATGAAAGGGATATCTTATCGAGGTAATCATATTTGTTTCGGCAGATATGCTCTTCAAGCACTTGAACCCGCTTGGATCACATCTAGACAAATCGAAGCGGGGCGCCGCGCAATGACACGAAATGTACGGCGCGGTGGAAAAATATGGGTACGTATCTTTCCAGACAAACCCGTTACACTAAGACCCACGGAAACCCGTATGGGGTCCGGTAAAGGATCCCCCGAATATTGGGTAGCCGTCGTTAAACCGGGTAGAATACTTTATGAAATGAGTGGAGTAGCTGAAAATATAGCTCGAAAGGCTATTTCAATAGCGGCGTCCAAAATGCCTATAAGAACTCAATTCATTATTTCGGGATAG
- the rps3 gene encoding ribosomal protein S3 — MGQKINPLGFRLGTTQSHHSLWFAKPKNYCEGLQEDQKIRNFIKNYIKKNIRISSGVEGIARIEIQKRIDLIQVIIYIGFPKLLLENRPRRIEELQMNVQKELNCVNRKINIAITRITNPYGHPNILAEFIAGQLKNRVSFRKAMKKAIELTEQADTKGIQVQIAGRLDGKEIARAEWIREGRVPLQTIGAKIDYCSYTVRTIYGVLGIKIWIFVDEKK, encoded by the coding sequence ATGGGACAAAAAATAAATCCACTAGGTTTCCGGCTTGGTACAACACAAAGTCATCATTCTCTTTGGTTTGCAAAACCAAAAAACTATTGCGAGGGTCTACAAGAAGATCAAAAAATACGAAACTTTATTAAGAATTATATAAAAAAAAATATCAGAATATCTTCCGGTGTTGAGGGAATTGCACGGATAGAGATTCAAAAAAGAATTGATCTAATTCAAGTTATAATCTATATAGGGTTCCCAAAATTATTACTAGAAAATAGACCGCGAAGAATTGAAGAATTACAGATGAATGTACAAAAAGAACTTAATTGTGTGAATCGAAAAATAAACATTGCTATTACACGAATTACAAATCCTTATGGACACCCCAATATTCTTGCCGAATTTATAGCCGGACAATTAAAAAATAGAGTTTCTTTTCGAAAAGCAATGAAAAAAGCTATTGAATTAACGGAACAGGCCGATACAAAAGGAATTCAAGTACAAATTGCAGGGCGTCTTGACGGAAAAGAAATTGCGCGCGCCGAATGGATCAGAGAAGGTAGAGTTCCTCTACAAACCATTGGAGCTAAAATTGATTATTGTTCCTATACGGTTCGAACTATCTACGGGGTATTGGGAATCAAAATTTGGATATTTGTAGACGAAAAAAAATAA
- the rpl22 gene encoding ribosomal protein L22, whose product MIRIIKKKVEVSALGQHICMSAHKARRVIDQIRGRSYEETLMILELMPYRACYPILKLVYSAAANGIHNLGFNEGSLFIIKAE is encoded by the coding sequence ATGATAAGGATAATAAAGAAGAAGGTAGAAGTATCTGCTTTAGGTCAACATATATGTATGTCTGCTCACAAAGCCCGAAGGGTAATTGATCAGATTCGTGGACGTTCTTACGAGGAAACCCTTATGATACTCGAACTCATGCCTTATCGAGCATGTTATCCCATTTTAAAATTGGTTTATTCTGCAGCAGCAAATGGTATTCACAATCTGGGTTTCAACGAAGGAAGTTTATTCATTATTAAAGCCGAATAG
- the rps19 gene encoding ribosomal protein S19 produces MTRSLKKNPFVANHLLRKIDKLNTKAEKEIIITWSRASTIIPTMVGHTIAIHNGREHLPIYITDRMVGHKLGEFAPTINFRGHAKNDNRSRR; encoded by the coding sequence GTGACACGTTCACTAAAAAAAAATCCTTTTGTAGCGAATCATTTATTAAGAAAAATCGATAAGCTTAATACAAAAGCGGAAAAAGAAATAATAATAACTTGGTCCCGGGCATCTACCATTATACCCACAATGGTCGGCCATACTATTGCTATCCATAATGGAAGGGAGCATTTGCCTATTTATATAACAGATCGTATGGTAGGACATAAATTGGGAGAATTTGCGCCCACTATCAATTTCCGTGGACATGCAAAAAATGATAATAGATCCCGTCGTTAA
- the rpl2 gene encoding ribosomal protein L2 has protein sequence MAIHLYKTSTPSTRNGAVDSQVKSNPRNNLIYGQHRCGKGRNARGIITAGHRGGGHKRLYRKIDFRRNEKDIYGRIVTIEYDPNRNAYICLIHYGDGEKRYILHPRGAIIGDTIVSGTEVPIKMGNALPLTDMPLGTAIHNIEITLGKGGQLARAAGAVAKLIAKEGKSATLKLPSGEVRLISKNCSATVGQVGNVGANQKSLGRAGSKCWLGKRPVVRGVVMNPVDHPHGGGEGRAPIGRKRPATPWGYPALGRRSRKRNKYSDNLILRRRTK, from the exons ATGGCGATACATTTATACAAAACTTCTACCCCGAGCACACGCAATGGAGCCGTAGACAGTCAAGTGAAATCCAATCCACGAAATAATTTGATCTATGGACAGCATCGTTGTGGTAAAGGTCGTAATGCCAGAGGAATCATTACCGCAGGGCATAGAGGGGGAGGTCATAAGCGTCTATACCGTAAAATCGATTTTCGACGGAATGAAAAAGACATATATGGTAGAATCGTAACCATAGAATACGACCCTAATCGAAATGCATACATTTGTCTCATACACTATGGGGATGGTGAGAAGAGATATATTTTACATCCCAGAGGGGCTATAATTGGAGATACCATTGTTTCTGGTACAGAAGTTCCTATAAAAATGGGAAATGCCCTACCTTTG ACCGATATGCCCTTAGGCACGGCCATACATAACATAGAAATCACACTTGGAAAGGGTGGACAATTAGCTAGAGCAGCGGGTGCTGTAGCGAAACTGATTGCAAAAGAGGGGAAATCGGCCACATTAAAATTACCTTCTGGGGAGGTCCGTTTGATATCCAAAAACTGCTCAGCAACAGTCGGACAAGTGGGGAATGTTGGGGCGAACCAGAAAAGTTTGGGTAGAGCCGGATCTAAATGTTGGCTAGGGAAGCGTCCTGTAGTAAGAGGAGTAGTTATGAACCCTGTAGACCACCCCCATGGGGGTGGTGAAGGAAGGGCTCCGATTGGTAGAAAAAGACCCGCAACCCCTTGGGGTTATCCTGCACTTGGAAGACGAAGTAGAAAAAGGAATAAATATAGTGATAATTTGATTCTTCGCCGCCGTACTAAATAG